The Terriglobia bacterium genome has a window encoding:
- a CDS encoding efflux RND transporter periplasmic adaptor subunit has protein sequence MIAVVACIDPLRFDLADTRAKLRSDLEIRPETSDPHSPVVVKDPLSRRFYRFTWVQATVLARLDGLHNAGAVAGAASEQCQVKVETSQVEDFIDKLQDLLLLDNASSWSRLEKLSKRRHRLLDSVLSIKIHASNPDRLLTRMEARLGRFFFGPGFQVLGWASIAAGAILSLVNWDQLVFTLPQIFTLYSIPLILMVAFTVMTIHEFGHALTLKHFGGKVEEMGLLVLYLIPGFYCNVSDAWLLKKRERMLVSCAGGFIQLVLWSWATIAWRLLSPETLGSRICLITIAFSGIQTLFNFNPLLRLDGYYLLSDYLEVPNLRQKSFGYLKRRLSYLLIGTGRRSPFLTARERRIFVLYGVSSFAFSAGLLLILLGRLGAWMVGQYQTWGILLFSVVCLMVVPVTSRENIAAAGKLAGGVGTRIRKAPYLLIGAAIVLAAGFFPWELKVTGDFVILPGKTVGINPDVEGTLRSIYVDEGSQVKKGDVLAEIQNLVLSNAYEETRGQLASSRASLNLLKAGKSPEEIERAQRAVETRRTDLENAGRVDEERRLLLDTVAKKEAELQNAQSIFERSQSLFLGGLIAKNELERNQTAFAVAQKELAEAKGQLKVLEERTDRDRLLRTKALAEANSELKILLAGSRKESIQAVEADVARLEEKLSILEQQLEHLKIRSSIDGVVSTPYLKNKLGAYIEKGNLFCQVVDVRLVILDMPVPEKEIADVAVGYPIVVKVSAFSKRPLNAQVKSISPIAVEGAQERKVVVRGELLNADGSLKAGMTGVGKILCGKRMIGELVTRRAIRWLRTEFWEYLP, from the coding sequence ATGATCGCCGTGGTCGCCTGTATTGATCCGCTGAGGTTTGATTTGGCCGACACCCGCGCAAAGCTGCGTTCCGATCTCGAGATCCGACCGGAGACCTCCGATCCGCACTCTCCTGTCGTAGTGAAGGATCCGCTTTCGAGACGCTTCTACCGTTTCACCTGGGTGCAAGCGACCGTGCTTGCCCGGCTCGACGGCCTGCATAATGCGGGAGCGGTGGCCGGAGCAGCATCCGAGCAGTGCCAGGTCAAAGTGGAAACGAGTCAGGTTGAGGACTTCATTGACAAGCTCCAGGATTTGCTGTTGCTGGACAATGCGTCCTCGTGGTCCCGCCTCGAAAAGCTGTCAAAACGCAGGCACCGCCTGCTCGACAGCGTACTGTCGATCAAGATCCACGCATCCAATCCAGACCGGTTGCTGACGCGCATGGAGGCCAGGCTGGGCCGCTTCTTCTTCGGTCCGGGGTTCCAGGTGCTGGGATGGGCGTCGATCGCCGCGGGCGCAATCCTTTCCCTCGTGAATTGGGACCAGCTTGTCTTCACCCTGCCGCAGATATTCACGCTCTACTCCATTCCGTTGATTCTGATGGTCGCATTCACCGTGATGACCATCCACGAGTTCGGGCACGCCCTGACGCTCAAGCATTTCGGCGGAAAGGTGGAAGAAATGGGCTTGCTGGTTCTCTACCTCATCCCCGGCTTCTACTGCAATGTAAGTGACGCCTGGTTGCTCAAGAAGAGAGAAAGAATGCTGGTGTCATGCGCAGGCGGATTTATCCAGCTGGTTCTCTGGTCGTGGGCCACGATCGCGTGGCGATTATTGTCGCCTGAGACACTCGGAAGCCGCATCTGCCTGATCACGATTGCCTTTTCCGGAATCCAGACCCTGTTTAATTTCAATCCTCTCTTGCGGTTGGACGGCTATTACCTGCTGAGCGACTATCTGGAAGTGCCCAATCTGAGGCAGAAGTCGTTCGGTTACCTGAAACGCAGGCTGAGCTACCTGTTGATCGGCACGGGGAGACGCAGCCCCTTTTTGACCGCGCGGGAGCGGCGCATTTTCGTTCTCTACGGAGTCTCCTCCTTTGCCTTTTCCGCGGGATTGCTTCTGATCTTACTCGGACGCCTGGGCGCCTGGATGGTGGGTCAATATCAGACATGGGGGATTCTCCTGTTTTCAGTGGTTTGTCTGATGGTGGTCCCGGTAACCAGCAGGGAAAATATCGCGGCCGCGGGCAAGCTGGCGGGCGGGGTGGGCACCAGGATTCGGAAGGCTCCCTACCTGCTGATCGGCGCAGCCATCGTCCTGGCTGCGGGCTTTTTCCCGTGGGAGCTCAAAGTCACAGGAGATTTCGTGATACTGCCAGGCAAGACCGTGGGCATAAACCCGGATGTTGAGGGAACGCTCAGGTCGATTTATGTCGATGAAGGGAGTCAAGTTAAAAAAGGAGACGTGCTCGCCGAGATCCAGAATCTGGTGTTGAGCAACGCATACGAGGAGACCCGGGGACAGCTTGCGTCAAGCAGGGCTTCTCTGAATCTCCTCAAAGCCGGCAAAAGTCCGGAGGAGATCGAACGCGCACAGCGGGCGGTTGAGACCCGAAGAACCGATCTCGAGAATGCCGGGCGGGTGGACGAGGAGCGCAGACTGCTGCTCGACACCGTGGCCAAGAAGGAAGCGGAGCTGCAAAATGCGCAAAGCATTTTTGAGCGCAGCCAGTCACTCTTCTTGGGAGGTCTGATTGCCAAAAACGAACTGGAGCGCAATCAGACTGCTTTTGCGGTGGCACAAAAAGAACTCGCCGAGGCGAAAGGCCAGCTCAAAGTCCTCGAAGAGCGCACAGATAGAGACAGGCTCCTCCGGACGAAGGCGCTTGCAGAAGCGAATAGTGAACTCAAGATCCTTCTGGCCGGCTCGCGAAAAGAGTCGATCCAGGCGGTCGAGGCTGATGTGGCCAGACTCGAGGAAAAACTGAGCATCCTGGAACAGCAGCTCGAACATCTGAAGATCCGAAGCTCCATCGACGGTGTGGTATCGACTCCGTATCTGAAGAACAAGCTCGGCGCATATATCGAAAAGGGGAATCTCTTCTGCCAGGTTGTGGATGTCAGGCTTGTGATCCTCGATATGCCGGTTCCTGAAAAGGAGATCGCCGATGTCGCCGTAGGTTACCCCATCGTGGTCAAGGTGAGCGCTTTTTCGAAACGACCGCTTAATGCTCAGG
- a CDS encoding formylglycine-generating enzyme family protein, which translates to MIRKTIYVLALILVVLALGACGQKQEAQPQAQQAAAVPEKPKVIPGEMVLIPAGEYTIGTNEKDPGDPAKKDFTNAYPEHKVKLPAFWIDKYETTGKEYLEFSIKTSYVVEGQEEGKTWRTFFSLEKPNVPVTYITWKDANEYCKAQGKRLPTEEEWEAAARGPNGYRYPWGNEWDATKANTADAGYRVPVDIGQFDDVSPFGVHDMYGNVQEWASDSYKPYKGNPKAGGLEFNSGYKVLRGLGSRYTGTKSSGLWARTAYLPNYLADFGCRCAKSATPEEAAKAVPAK; encoded by the coding sequence ATGATCAGAAAAACTATTTACGTCCTAGCACTCATACTCGTGGTTCTTGCGCTGGGGGCATGCGGGCAGAAGCAAGAGGCCCAGCCTCAGGCTCAGCAGGCAGCAGCAGTCCCAGAAAAACCGAAAGTTATTCCAGGCGAGATGGTGCTGATTCCGGCAGGAGAATACACGATAGGGACGAATGAAAAAGATCCCGGCGACCCTGCAAAGAAAGATTTCACAAACGCCTATCCCGAACACAAGGTGAAGCTGCCTGCATTCTGGATCGACAAATACGAAACAACGGGCAAGGAGTACCTGGAATTTTCCATCAAGACTTCTTACGTAGTCGAGGGCCAGGAAGAGGGTAAGACCTGGAGAACGTTTTTCTCTCTCGAAAAACCCAACGTTCCAGTCACGTACATCACCTGGAAGGATGCCAACGAATACTGCAAAGCACAGGGCAAACGGCTGCCGACGGAAGAGGAATGGGAGGCAGCGGCACGTGGACCCAATGGATACCGCTACCCATGGGGCAACGAATGGGACGCCACCAAGGCTAACACCGCGGACGCAGGCTACCGCGTCCCGGTGGACATAGGTCAGTTCGACGATGTCAGCCCATTTGGCGTTCATGACATGTACGGCAACGTCCAGGAATGGGCATCGGATTCGTACAAGCCCTACAAAGGAAATCCGAAGGCCGGCGGGCTGGAGTTCAATTCCGGCTACAAGGTTCTCCGGGGTTTGGGCTCCCGCTACACCGGTACCAAGTCGTCAGGTCTCTGGGCGCGAACGGCCTATCTGCCGAACTACCTCGCTGACTTTGGTTGCCGCTGCGCCAAGTCCGCCACTCCGGAAGAGGCGGCCAAGGCTGTGCCGGCCAAGTAG